DNA from Agrobacterium vitis:
CAGGAGGACAGGCAAATGACGGTCACAACAGTGACTGGTGCGGCCTCCCGCGAAGCGGTGAGCTGGGACCAGATTGACTGGCGCAAGGCTTACCAACACGTGCGACGGCTGCAGATGCGTATTGCGAAGGCGGTTAGGGAAGGTCGCTGGGGCAAGGTGAAAGCCTTGCAACGGCTGCTGACCCACTCGTTCAGCGGCAAAGCGCTTGCCGTGAAACGGGTTACTGGAAATCAGGGAAAGAGAACACCCGGAGTGGACCGGATCATCTGGGACACACCGGGTAAGTGCGTCAGAGGATTATTGTCGCTCAACGGCGTGGGTATCATCCTTTGCCGTTGAGGCGGGTATATATCCCGAAAGCAAATAGCAAGAAACTGCGTCCGCTCGGTATTCCGACGATGAAGGACAGGGCCATGCAGGCACTTCACCTGCTCGCTCTGCTACCTGTCGCGGAAACGACGGCAGACCCGAATTCGTACGGTTTCCGACCGTTTCGAGCGACCCGTGATGCGGCCCGCCAGTGCTATATTGCTCTGCGCGGACGAGGCACGGCGGAATGGGTCTTAGATGCGGACATTGCTGGTTGCTTCGACGAAATCAGCAAAGACTGGCTCATCGCCAACATCCCCATGGACAAGGTGGTGCTCCGGAAATGGCTGGACTCCGGTTACATACAGGATGGTGATTGGCACGCGACGAAAGCGGGTACTCCGCAAGGGGGAATAATCTCGCCCACGCTCGCTAACATGGCCTTGGACGGAATGGAAAAGATGTTACGGGACTTCTACGGCCCAAGACGTCGCAACAGCCTGACCAAGGTCCACTTGATACGTTACGCCGATGACTTCGTCGTCACAGGTGCTTCGAAAGAGGTGCTTGAGGAGGCGAAATCTCTAGTCGAGGACTTTCTGTCGGAACGAGGTCTGTCTCTGTCTGAAGAAAAGACTCGCATCGTGCGGGTCGAGGAAGGTTTCGACTTCCTCGGCTGGAACGTGCGCAGATATGATGGGCATACCCACATCAAACCCGCCAAAAAGAACGTGGTGGCGTTTATGCGCAAGATTCGGACGATCATCAAGGGTGCCGCCGATGTGAAGCAGGAGTATCTGATAATGCGGCTGAACCCGGTCATAAGGGGATGGACCAATTATCATCACAACCAGGTGGCGAAGGAGACCTTCCGCAAGGTCGATCATCTCATCTGGAAGTGTCTCTGGCAGTGGGCCTGTCGTAGACACCCGGACAAGCCGCTTCGCTGGGTGAAGTATCGTTACTTCGCTCGGGAAGGTACACGAGACTGGGTATTCCGCGCAGGGATGAAGGATAAGGCAGGAAACCTCAAGTTCATCCGCCTCATCCACGCGTCCGACGTACCGATACGTCGCCACTGCAAAATCCGGGCCGAAGCGAATCCTTTCGATCCCATGTGGGACAGCTACTTCGCCGGAAGGCGCGGTCTGCCGTCGGAAGTTACGGATCGGCCCGGTGATTCCACATCTCATACCGATGCACAGGAACTGGCGGCTCTGGTCAAACAGGGCTTGGCGGAGGCTTGAGCTGTATGCTGGGAAACTCGCACGTACAGTTCTTAGGGAGGAGCGGCCCGGCAACGGGTCGTTCCTACCCGACAAACATCACCTGAGCGCGAGGGTCGCAATCCCGCGACCGGAGAAAAAATGACTGTTGCAGCTTCGAAGAAGCTGACTTTCGCGCCTGCCAAGGCCCTCAAGGATGCACTGAACAAGTGATCTCTGACGTGGAGAGCCCCGCCGCAAGGCGGGGCATCCAGTCTCAGTCCCGGTTCGACCGGGACCAGATGAGGGAGAGGCCTTCCTCGCCCTCGACCTCGATCAGCGTTGCGTAGATCGGAGCCGGGAAGCTCGGGTCGTCGAGCTTAACGGAGAGGTAATCGCGACCTTCGTTCGAGGTCTTCTTCCAGGCAGCGCCGAATTCGACCGTAGCCCCGGCGAGGATGCGGTAGTCCGGGCCCTTTTCGGAAGTGCGCTCGACGGCGCGGATGGTTGCCTTGACGTTGAGGTTAAGGGTCTTGATGGTGCCGGAGAAGCCGTTGCCGGAAGCGGTGAAAGAGCCGATGGTTGCCATTGTCGTAATCCTTTTCGGTTGTTCGGGCCGCGTCCATCGCGGCCTCGATGGCAGTCGATAGGACCGGAGACGATCGGCCTGCACCTGAAGGGCCGAAACAGAGTGGAGGACGGCCAAAGGAGAGGCTTTCTTGATGATGTGGACACCCCCACCACTACCGCCGAGAATATCGGCAGGGACCAATCAAACGTTGGAAAGGAAACGGGATGTCCAGGCTGACAATCGGAATCGACCTTGCAAAGAATGTCTTCCAGGTTCACGGCATTGATGACAGCAGTCGTGTCGTGATCGCTCAGAAACTCCGGCGCACACACCTTCTTGCATTCTTTGCCAAGCTGGAGCCGAGTCTGATCGGCATGGAGGCGTGCGGCTCCGCGCATCACTGGGCTCGCGAACTGACAGGCATGGGCCATGAGGTCAAGCTGATGGCGCCGGCTTATGTGAAGCCGTACGTGAAGCGGGGGAAGAACGACATGGTGGATGCCGAGGCGATCTGCGAGGCTGTGACCCGGCCGACCATGCGGTTCGTTCCAATCAAAACCGCGTCGCAGCAGTCGATCCTGATGGTGCACAAGTCGCGTGCTCTCCTCATCCGGCAGAGGACCATGCTGGTGAACGCCTTACGAGGCCATCTCACCGAGATCGGCATCGTGGCGCCGGTCGGGATCGAAAGAACGGCAGAGCTCGTCGAGCGGGTGCTCGCACACGAGCCGACAGAGCTGGACGTTCCGCCGCTCGTGACTGACATTGTCGTATCCTTGGCCAGGCAAATCGACTCCCTGACCGCCGAGGTCAGGACACTTGAAGCCAAGATACGCGAATGGCAACGAACGAGCGAAGCAGGCCGCAGGCTTGCGACGATCCCGGGCGTCGGCGTCATCACTGCCACAGCACTGGCGGCGACGGTGCCTGATGCGTCAGTCTTCAGGTCGGGGCGAGAATTTGCCGCATGGCTCGGGCTGACGCCACGATCGAATTCGTCTGGAGGAAAAGAGCGCCTCGGCAGGATCACGAAGGCCGGGAACCGATATCTGCGAACGCTGCTGATCGTCGGCGCGACAGCCGTCCTCAGGCATGTCAGGCATAAGATGCACGGGCCGCTCATCGAGTGGGTCAGGAAATTGTTGTTAACGAAGCCCCCGCGCCTGACGACCGTGGCGCTGGCGAACAAGATGGCGCGGATCGCATGGGCCGTGATGACTCGGCAGACGGTATACACAAACGCCATCGCATAGAAACCGACGCACCAGCGTCACCGAGTTCGGAGGGCCTGCCAGACGATCGTGATGAATACCGGTTCCGCCGGGGATCAGGACAACCCGTTCGCGAGACTGCATCTGCAGAATGCGCTTTTTTGATTGGGACCATGATCCGCGGATTTCATCAAGGCCCGCGGCCGTTCGGCCGATCATCAGAGAGGCCGGACATATGCGAGCAGCCAGCCGGGTTCAAAAAGATCAGAAGAAAGGCTTGACCGAGGGGGTGTCCACATATGCCTCGCGAGGAATGGCGGCTAAGCCGACAGGGGAAGAAAACGAGCCGGCCGTTGCGGATGCCGAGCGAGCCGAGCACCGCGAGGCGGTCTTTGGTCAGACATGCCCCATCGAGACCGCAGTGGACGTGCCAGCTGGCAGATAAAGGGGTACGGCAATGGCATCGTCGAGTGGTAACTAATGGGGGTGTATACATACCGCCAACAAACCCTGGTCGTATGGTCGAAGCCAGCGCCCACATATGGGAGATTGCCAGGAAAGGAACGTTGCATTTCCTCGCGTAGATTGGTTGTCGGACCATGCCTGGATATTCTCGGGTAAGCACTGCTATGTGACGCTGACGCGATTGCAGAATTTGCAGCAGGCTCCTTCAAGTCGATTGCCGCCATGGCTCAGATGCGCCACAAGCGGACTATTCAACGTGGGATGTCGAATGATAGCGCATGACCCGTTGAAGGTCGCCGCCCACTTGGCGGTCAAAAACTAGCCGCCCTTGGGCCGCGTGCAGAATTCTCACGCACGCTCCTATTGACAATCTGTGAGTTTGCTGGCTTTTCTCGCGAAGGTTCCGAGCACCTGCCGCCTGCAGACGCAAGTCACGGTAAAGCCCGGCATATGACGTTTTTTCTCACCCTCGAAGCATTTCGTTGGTGGCAATGCAGGCCCCCATCACAGTCGAAATGCCTCTTTGGAGGAGTGAGTGATGTCTTTGCGACAATCGCCCGAAAATCGTTTTCTGAGTGTCTCGCCAGGCAAAATTTTTGCCGCAACCGCGTTTCCTATGGTCGCCATCATGGTGATGAACGGGATGCTAGGTATTATCGACGCCGTCTTTTTGGGGCATTTCGTCGGTGCGGACGCCATGGCGGCCGTCGGCATGGCGTTTCCAGTTCTGATGCTGACGATCGCGCTTTCGACCCTTGTCAGCGGGGGAATGTCCAGCCTGCTGGCTCGCCAGCTCGGCGCCGACGACCGTAACGCGGCCAACGCGACCTTCGCCGGCGCGCATGGACTTGCGTTGACGACCGCGTCAGCGCTGATCGTGATCTTCTTTGCGGGCGGGTGGGCCTTCGCTCTGCACATTGCCGGCACCGATGGCCCGGTTGCCGAAATGGTGTGGATCTTCCTGGCAATCACCATATTCGGAACCCCGGTACAATTTCTGCTCGGTATTCATGCCGACGCCTGGAGGAACGAAGGACAGGCGGGATTGATGGCGCTCATGTCACTTGGGGTCACACTCATCAACATCCTGCTGAACTACATCCTGGTCGTCGTGCTTGAACTGGGCGTCGCGGGATCGGCTACGGGCACGGTTCTGGCACAGACGCTCGGACTGGTGCTTCTGGCGGGGCTACGCCCGTTCCTTGGGGGCATGATGCCGCTCAACAGCCTCTGGCGGAACCGATGGACGGGCAGTTGGAGGCGTATTGCTGCGCTGGGTGCCCCCGTCAGTCTGGGTTTTATCGGAATGGCGCTTTCAGCCGCCAGTGTGGTTCTCGCTCTCCGTCTTGCAGGCGCCACCGATTACGCCACGACCATTGCCGCCTACGGGATCGTGACACGCATTTTCAGTTTTGCCTTCCTGCCAATCATGGCGATCGCGATGGCGATGCAGAGCATCGTCGGCAACAATGTTGGAGCGCGGCTTTACTCCCGCTCGGATGCGGTCCTGCGGATCGCTGCAGCAACAACATTGCTCTACTGTCTTGCCGTCGAGGTTTTGTTGCTGAGCCAAGGCACAGTCGTCGGAGCGGCCTTTGTCGCTGATCCGGATGTGATCGGCGAGGTCGGCCGATTGCTTCGTCCCATGGCTGCGGTCTATCTCTTTTCCGGACCAGTTTTTGTGCTCGGGCTATATTTCCAAGCCATCGGCCAACCGGCCCGCGCGGCTCTTCTGACCGTGGTCAAGCCGCTTATCCTGTTGCCTGTCTTGGTCACGATCGCTGCGGCAATGTTGGGCGCGGATGCGATTTGGTTCGCCTATCCGTTGGCCGATGGCGTGGCCGCAGTCATCGCAACTCTTGTGCTCGCCGTCGCCCTGAAGGCGCGGGGAACCGCTGGTGTCGGGCTCAAGGCCCTGGGGACCATGTCATGACAGTCAGAAACATCGCAGAAGCCAAGGCGCACGCAAAATCTCTGAGGAGCGCACTTGCCGCCGACGGTACCGTGTTGGGCCATGCCCAGGCGCTGGAACTGATCGCCCGGCAGAACGGCGCGCGCGACTGGAACACCTTGTCCGCCCGCCTCGCCAACGCTGCTCCCCCTCCGTTCCATTTGCACCAAAGGGTACAGGGGCGGTATCTTGGGCACTCCTTCAAGGGCGAAATCAGCGCATTATCATCCTCGGGCTCGCACTATTGCGTAACTGTCCGTTTCGATGAACCGGTGGACACGGTTACCTTCGACAGCTTTTCGAACATGCGTCGAATGGTAAGAGGTACGGTGGATATCAATGGAACTTCCGTACGCAAGACATCAAACGGGACGCCGCACCTGACTTTAAGCGCGTTATGAGCCTCTGTGAGTTA
Protein-coding regions in this window:
- a CDS encoding DUF736 domain-containing protein, encoding MATIGSFTASGNGFSGTIKTLNLNVKATIRAVERTSEKGPDYRILAGATVEFGAAWKKTSNEGRDYLSVKLDDPSFPAPIYATLIEVEGEEGLSLIWSRSNRD
- a CDS encoding IS110 family transposase, translated to MSRLTIGIDLAKNVFQVHGIDDSSRVVIAQKLRRTHLLAFFAKLEPSLIGMEACGSAHHWARELTGMGHEVKLMAPAYVKPYVKRGKNDMVDAEAICEAVTRPTMRFVPIKTASQQSILMVHKSRALLIRQRTMLVNALRGHLTEIGIVAPVGIERTAELVERVLAHEPTELDVPPLVTDIVVSLARQIDSLTAEVRTLEAKIREWQRTSEAGRRLATIPGVGVITATALAATVPDASVFRSGREFAAWLGLTPRSNSSGGKERLGRITKAGNRYLRTLLIVGATAVLRHVRHKMHGPLIEWVRKLLLTKPPRLTTVALANKMARIAWAVMTRQTVYTNAIA
- a CDS encoding MATE family efflux transporter, whose translation is MSLRQSPENRFLSVSPGKIFAATAFPMVAIMVMNGMLGIIDAVFLGHFVGADAMAAVGMAFPVLMLTIALSTLVSGGMSSLLARQLGADDRNAANATFAGAHGLALTTASALIVIFFAGGWAFALHIAGTDGPVAEMVWIFLAITIFGTPVQFLLGIHADAWRNEGQAGLMALMSLGVTLINILLNYILVVVLELGVAGSATGTVLAQTLGLVLLAGLRPFLGGMMPLNSLWRNRWTGSWRRIAALGAPVSLGFIGMALSAASVVLALRLAGATDYATTIAAYGIVTRIFSFAFLPIMAIAMAMQSIVGNNVGARLYSRSDAVLRIAAATTLLYCLAVEVLLLSQGTVVGAAFVADPDVIGEVGRLLRPMAAVYLFSGPVFVLGLYFQAIGQPARAALLTVVKPLILLPVLVTIAAAMLGADAIWFAYPLADGVAAVIATLVLAVALKARGTAGVGLKALGTMS
- a CDS encoding glyoxalase superfamily protein, whose translation is MTVRNIAEAKAHAKSLRSALAADGTVLGHAQALELIARQNGARDWNTLSARLANAAPPPFHLHQRVQGRYLGHSFKGEISALSSSGSHYCVTVRFDEPVDTVTFDSFSNMRRMVRGTVDINGTSVRKTSNGTPHLTLSAL